GGGCCCGCATCGTCGAGGGGGCGAGGGTGTGCGACGTGGAGATCGGCTCCGGCGGCGCCACGGTGCGCACCGAGGCCGGCGGGTGCTACAGGGGCCGCGTGCTCGTCGGCGCCGACGGCGCCTCGGGACTCGTGGGACGACGGCTCTTCGGCATGAAACCAAAGGAGGCGGCCGTATCCCTGACCTCCGAGGTGCCCTACGACCGGAAGGCCCTCGCGGCGGAGACCGACGGCAGGCTCTACATAGACTTCGGCTCCGTGCCCTTCGGTTACGGATGGATATTCCCGAAGGAAAGATACCTTTCCGTGGGCATGGCGGGAGACACGGAGTGGGTCGGGGGCCGGATAAAGGACTGCTTCGACGCCTTCGTATCGAGCCACCCCTTGCTGCGCGGCTTCGAGGTGAAGGAGCGGGTGGGCTGGACCGTGCCGATCTACTACGACGGCGCCCCGCCGGCGGTCAGGGACCGGGCCCTCCTGGTGGGCGACACGGGCCACCTGGTGGACCCCTTCCTCGGCGAGGGCATCTATTACGCCGTGAAGACCGCCGGGGCCGCCGCCGACGTCATCGTCGAGGCGCTCGGTGCGGAGAAGGCGGGAGGGCCCGATCTCCGGGCCTACCAGGAGTGGATAGAGAGGGTGATAAAGCCCGAGTTCGACGCGGCCGACAGGCTCAGCGACCTCATCTACCGCCACCCGCGGCTGTGGTTCAAGATACTGGAAAAAGAACCCCACATCATGTTAAGATACTATGACGTCATACGGGGCGAGTGGGACTGCCCGTCCTTCTACGAGTGGGTCTACTCCAAGGTGAGGGGCAAGCCCTTCAGGGCCCTGAGGCGCTGGATAGAGAGCCGCTTCATGCCGGCATGAGCGGGGCGTTGCCGCGCCGCGGAGTCCGCAGCCTCTCCGTAGCGGGGCGGCGTTGCCGGTCCACAGAGACGACGGAGGTGCGAGGTGACGAAGATACGGCTTTTGCTCGCCGCGGCGGCAGTGGTTGCGGTCGCGGCCGCCGGGGCCCCGGTCCTGGCGTGCAGTGACGGCGGGTGTGACATGGAGGGCCGGGCGGCCATGGACGCCCACGTGATGGACGCCCCCATCGGCGGGGCTGAAAGGGCCCAGAGGCCCTGGCTCGGCGTGGAGGTCCAGGAGCTCACAAAGGAGCTCGCCGACGCGCTCGAGAACGCCGGCATAAAGGGCATACTCGTCTCCAACGTCCTGGCCTCGAGCCCGGCGGAGGCCGCGGGGCTCGAGAAGGGCGACATCATAGTAAGGCTCAACGGCGAGGAAGTTTCGGGGGTAGGCCAGTTCGTCTCGGCCATAAGGGGCGCTTCGGTGGGCGACGAGATCGAGCTCGAGGTGCGCCGCGGCGACGATAACGTGGCGCTGACGGCCCGCCTCGGCCGGGCCCCCGGAGCCGCGGCCTCGGGGGGCCACGGCGGACGCTATTCCGCCATGGGCCGCTCCGGTCTCGAAAAGCCCTGTCCCAAGCATCGGCCGGCCGCCGGGGACGGCGGCCGCAAGGGCGGGGGATCGGGCTGCCGCGCACAGAAGGCCGAGCAGGGCTGCTGCGGGCAGGGCCGGTCCGGGGGCTGTTGTGCGGCGGCCGTGAAGGGATGCTGCGGCGGCCGGCAGAAGGCCGCCGGGTGTCCGAAGGAGAAAGGCCCGGCCGCCGGCCACGCCATGCTCTTTGCCAGGGCCGTAAAGGAACTCGGCCTCAGCGACGAACAGCGTGAAAAGGCGACGGAGCTCATCTTCGCCTACAAGAAGAGAGCCGTGAGGATGGAGGCCGATATAAAGGTCGCCGAGCTGGAGCTGCGCGAGACGACGCTAAAGGACGAGGTGGACCTCGACAAGGTGCGGGCCATCCTGAGCGAGATCGAATCCAAGCGCACGTCGCTGCGGCTTTACAGGTACAGGAGCATGGAGGATTTCAAGAATATCCTCACCGACGAGCAGCGCAGGGACTTCAGGAAGCTCTATTCCGCTCACGGAGCCGCTCACGGAGCCATGGGCGCCGCGGGCGGCGGGGGCGGGTGCGCCAAGGCGTCCCGCCGCTGACGGCCGCGGCCGAGCAGGTCGCAGGCCATGCAAGAAAGGAGGTTGACTATGAGCCGCTTCATGATACCGCGCGTAGCGCACTGCAGCGAGGGCTGCCCTCCGCCGTCCTGGGCATGACGTTAAACTGCCCTCTCATCCGCCGTCCTCCATCGCCCGGGCCGGGCCGCCCGTCTCTTCCCGGCGGCGACGCGCCGGCGCGGCGGAGCGCCCGCCTTCACCCGTCTTCACCCGCCGGTCAAGGTTGAGTCATGTCGTCTTTCACCATACTGAGCTTCTTCGGCGGAGTCATGCTGCTTCTCTACGGCATGAGTCTCGCCGGAGAGAGTATGCAGAGGCTCGCCGGGGCAAGGCTTCGCTCCATCCTCTTCGCCGCCACGGGCAACAGGCTGCGGGCCACCGCCGTGGGCGCCGCGGTGACGGCGCTCTTCCAGAGTTCGAGCGCCACGACGGTCATGCTCGTCGGCTTCGCAGGAGCCGGGCTCATCGGCCTGCGCCAGACCATGGGCGTCATCCTCGGCGCCGACATCGGAACGACCCTGACCGTACAGATAATCGCCTTCAAGGTCTACGACTACGCCGTCATACTCGTGGGTCTGGGCGGATTTCTGAGGTTCGTCGCAAAGGGAGGGCGCCTGCGCGATACGGGGCAGTCGATCCTCGGCTTCGCCTTCGTCTTCCTGGCGCTCAAGATCCTCATCGATACGTTCGCTCCCCTGGCCGGCGATCCCCTTCTCGCCGAGGTGCTCGGGGGTCTTGACAGGGATCCCCTGGCCGGCGTCATCATCTCGACGGTCATTACGGCGCTCCTGCACAGCAGCGCCGCCACCCTGGGGCTTGCCATGACCGCCGCCTCCTCGGGGCTCATGTCCGTCGAGGCCGTCGTCCCCGCCGTCCTGGGCGCCAACATCGGCACCTGCATCAGCGCAGTCACCTCCAGCATCGGCGCCGAGGTCCCGGCCCGTCGCGTGGCACTCGCCCACATCCTCTTCAAGCTCTGCGGCGTCGCAGTCGCGCTGCCCTTCATCGGCCCCTTCGCCCATATCGTCGAGGCGCTCAGCTCCGACCCGGCGCGCCAGATAGCCGTGGCGCACACGCTCTTCAACATAGCCATCGCCGCCATCTTCCTCCCCTTCATCGGCCCCTTTGCAAGGCTCATAGAGACGATGGTCCCCGACAGGGGCCGGAGCGAGAAGTTCGGGCCCCGCTACCTGGACGACATCGTGCTGAGCTCGCCGTCGCTCGCCCTGGGACAGGCGGCCCGTGAGGCCCTGAGGACGGCCGATATCGTCCAGGAGATGCTCAGGGGCTCGCTCGAGGTGCTGCGCGGCGACGACATGGAGCTTCTCGAAAGGGTCGAGGAGCGCGACAACGAGGTGGACCTTCTCGAAAAGGAGATCAAGCTCTACGTGGCGAGGCTCTCGCGCGAGTCCCTCTCGGAGGAGCAGGTCCGCCGGGAGCTCGAGATACTGACGTTCATCAACAACCTCGAGAACATAGGCGACGTGATAGACAAGAACCTCATGGAGCTTGCCCGCAAGAAGATAAACCGCCGCCTCAGTTTTTCGAGCGACGGCATGGCCGAGATAACGGCGCTTCATGGAAAGGTCATGGAGAACTTCGAGATCTCCGTCGGCGCCTTCACCAACAGCGACGTGGAGCTTGCCCGCAGGCTGCTGGCCCGCAAGGCGAAGTTCGCGGAGATGGAGCGCGAGATGCGCCAGGCCCACATCGACAGGCTGCGCCGCGGGCTCAGGGAATCGATCGACACGAGCGCCATACACCTCGACGTGCTGACAAACCTGAAACGCATCAACTCCTATACGGCCGGCGTAGCCTACCAGATACTGGAGCGCGAAAAGGGCGCATAATAGAAGAAGAGGGGGAATCGAAAGTCTTTGAAGGGGGTGTGGGGGAAACTTTCTTTAGAAAGTTTCCCCCGCGTCGATTGCTCAGAGTTTCCTTGACAACGGGGCCTATTTTATATAAAAAAGATTGGAGGCCAGAGCCCTGAAAACGAGTCCCTGGAGGAATCATGGCGAGATACGGCATAATCAAGACCCTGGAGCTGGATTACGAAGAGGCCATAGACAAGGTCAAGGAGGCGCTCGCCAAGGAAGGCTTCGGCGTGCTCACCGAGATAGATGTGAAGGCGACGCTCAAAAAGAAGCTCGACAAGGATTTCAGGCGCTACATGATCCTCGGCGCCTGCAACCCCAACTACGCCCACACGGCGCTCACCATCGAGACGGCCATAGGTCTGCTCATGCCCTGTAACGTCATCGTCTACGAAAACGACGAGGGAGGCTCCACCGTAGGGGCCCTCGACCCGGCCGTCGCCTTCAGCGTCATCGACAATCCCGCGCTCGCCCAACTGGCCAAGGAAGTGCGCGACAAGCTCGAAAGCGTCATAAACTCTCTCTGAGTGAGCCCGTCCCCGCCGGCGCCGGTGAGCGGGGAGAAGGGCGGGCCGCCGTCACCTCCAGACCCCTTGCAAAGACTTTTGATTCGTCGGGACTCCCCCTTTCGGCCGCGGCGTAAAAGAGGCGGTCCCAACGGCATCGAAAGTTTCCCTCAACAACCGCGCGGGAGAGGAGTGTTTTGGGAAGGTTCAAGAACAGGCTCCTTGCGAAGCTCTTCACCATGTTTCCGTGGTTTGTGGAGCGCTCGGCGCAGAAGGCCGGGGCCGTCGAGGTCGAAGGGGTGCCCTGGACCCCGCTCTCCCGACCGCTCTCCGAATCCACGCTCGCCGTCGTCACCACCGCCGGCGTTCACCTGCGCAGCCAGCCGCCCTTCGACATGGACGACCCCGACGGCGATCCCAGCTACCGCATCCTTCCAGCAGCCGCCCCCCGCGGCGAACTCGTCATAACCCACGACTACTACGACCACAGCGACGCCGAAAGGGACATCAACATCGTCTATCCCGTGGACAGGCTCGCGGAGCTCCGCGAGGAAGGGCTCATAGGGGCCCTGGCCGAAAACAATTACGGCTTCATGGGCCACATCGACGGTCGCCACGTAAGGACGCTCATCGACGAGACGGCGCCCGAGGTGGCGCGGCGTCTGAAGAGCGAGGGCGTGGACGTTGCGCTGCTTACGCCGGGGTGAGGGATATGCAATCGGTCCGTCGGACTGATACAGAGGGCCGTCGAGGCCGCGGGCGTATCGACCGTATCGATCTCCATCGTGAGGAAGTTCACCGAGGAGGTGAAGGCGCCGAGGGCGGTCTTCTTGCGCTGGCCCATGGGCCATCCCCTCGGCGAGCCTGGAAGGGTCGATCAGCAGCGGCGCGTCCTTGAAAGAGCGCTCCAGGCCCTCGAGACGGTCGAGGAGCCGGGCACTATCATAGACCTGCCCTACCGCTGGCGCCGATACGAAGACCTCGAAGCCTGAGGGGAAACCCTCCACTGTAAGGGACAAGGCCCTGCCGGCCGGAAAGGGGCAAGGCCCCTAAGGGGCACGGTCCCTATGGCGCAGGGGTCCCGCGTTTTGCGGGACTCGGCCGTCTCCCTTTGACCTGTCGGCGGCGGTCCGGGGAGGGGGGCGGGCCGCAAAGGCGTAAAGAAACCCCCGCCTGGCGCGGCCCGCCCCCCCCTCCCCGGACCGCCGTCCATAATAAGGAAATTCTGGTTTATTGCACTGAGGGAACCGGGGGGCTGTGAGCCTTCTGCAGAAAGTTTCCCCCGGCTCACGCAATCTCACCTGGCGGGAGAGGCCGGGGCCGGAGCGGCCGGTGTCTCTGCGGGAAGCCCGGGGATGGGTTCCGCCGGGGGAGCGTCCTTGGGCCTGAAGAGCACGCCCTCGACGGGCTTGTCCTTGGGCTGGTTGTGGCAGCGCAGGCAGTCGGCGAAGGTGAAGGCCACCTTGCCGTGGCAGCGGCCGCAGTTTTTGCCCTTGCTCATCTCGCTCATGAGGATGACGTTGGCGCCGAGCTCGTCCTTGAATATGGAGGGGTGGCAGGACGAGCACTTTATCCACTGCGAGTGGACGCGGTGGTTGAAGAGCGTGTTCTTGAGGAAGGAGTTATTGCTCTCGAAGAGTATGACGTTATCGCGCACCTCGCGGCTCTCCGTCCCGTGGAGCGAGGGCTTGGGGTCGATGACGCCGTCGGCCTTGAGCTTGAGCCAGTCGATGAACTTGTACTTGTCGGTGGGGAGCTTGCCGTCGGGCAGCTTTTCGTAGTCCCACTTTGCGCCCACCCGTTCTGCGACGGCCTTTATCCTTTCGTGGTCCACACCCTTTTTCGTGGGCCTGTAGAGGGCCTCGGCTCCGGGCTTTCCGGCCACGTGGCACCGGGCGCACTCTTCCGTGGTGTTGAAGGCCGTCTCGCCGTTGTGGCATGCGCCGCACAGCTTGCCCCCGTCCATCGCGGCGTGGGTCACGGCCGTCTCCCGCTTCATGGGGAAGACAGAGTCGTGGCAGGCCGCGCAGTCGTACCAGATGCGATGGAGCCAGTGAGGGAAGAGCGCGGGCGTCAGCCCTTCGGCCTCCATCTTCGCAAGGCTCGACTGCATAACGATGTTGCCGAGGAAGGACTCTTCCTTCTTCCAGCGGTTGAGCTTCGCCAGCCTCGCGTCCTCTTTCTTCTTCTCCCTGCGCTGCATGGCCTCGACCTTGGCGATGAGGTCGTCGCCGCCGCCGTGCCAGTGCTTGTACATGGTCGCCATGGCGCTGGCCAGGTCGAGGAGCTCCATCTTTTCATTGAAGCTCTTGCCCGGGTCGTCGGCTTCCTCGAGGAGCGCCTCTATCTCGCCGGGCATGATCTCCTTGCTTTTCTTGACGAGCGTTACGAGGACGTAGAAGTTGTTGCCCTTGTAGTACTTGGTGAACTTCGCCCGGAAGTCGCCGCCTGCAGGGCCGCCGCCCGCAGGGCCGCCTGCAAGGCTGTCGCCTGCGGTAAGAAATAAGAACGCCGTAGCGGCGAGTACGACTGTCAGCGCTTTTAGTCTCATCGTTGCCGGCTCCTTTCCATCAGAAGCTCCATCAGCCTGCGTTTCTCGGCGGCCGCAACTTGACGGTTTCTGCAACAGTTTCCTGTGGTTTCTTCTCCGGGATGCAATACCGGCCGGTTGCGGCGGCCCGCAATGATAGAACGAAACTTATGTAGAAAACATGACAATTGTCAGTTTATAGATATATTTCGACACTCCGGTCCTGAATCTTGAGGAAAAAAACAGGGCGGCCCCCGTGGCGGCCGCCCTGTGCTCTTCCTCTATCTTCCGGGACGGTCCCGCCCGCGGCGTTTCAGGGGCCCGAGGCGGGCGGAGCAGCGGCTTCGGCGGCCGTGTCCCGCCGGAGCACGTCTTTACCGAGGACCGCGTCCTTCGGGGTGTTGTGGCAGCGCAGGCAGTCGGCGAAGGTGAAGGAGACCTTGCCGTGGCAGCGGCCGCAGAACCTTCCGCCCGACATGTCGGTCATGCTGATGTTGTTGGTCAGGTCGTCCTTGAAGACCTCGGGGTGACATGCCTTGCAGGTTATCCAGTTGGAGTGGACCTTGTGGTCGAAGACCACGTTCTTTACGATGGGGTTCTTGGTCACAAATAGTATCTTGTTGTCCCTTATCTCGTCCCTGAAGTCGCTGCTGAGCGAGACGATGGGGCTGAAGACGTTGAGTTCCTTGAGCTTTATCCAGTCTATGAACTTGAACCTGTCCAGCGGGAGCTCGCCGCCCGGCAGGTTCTCGGGACGCCAGACCGCCCCGATGCGCTGGGCGACCTTCCTGATCCTGTCGTTGTCCACCTTCTTCACCTTATAGAGGCGCTGGGCCTCGGGCCTGCCCGCTATGTGGCACCTCGAGCACTGCTCCTTGTCCTCCGTTGCGAAGGCGGTCTTGCCGTCGTGGCAGGCGGCGCACTGCCTGCCTTCCTTGAACTTCTCGTGGGAGATGTCGTTGGTCCAGCGCTTCATGTTGAATATGGCGAGGTGGCAGACCTTGCACTCGTACCATATCCTGTGGACCCAGTGGGGGTAGAGCACGGGACTTAAGTCCTCGAGCTCCATCTCCTTCATGTGCTTTTTCATCACGAAGTTTCCGAGGAAGCGCTCCTCCTTCTTCCACTTCATGATTTCGGCGATACGCTCTTCCTCGAGCCATATCTCCTTTTTCTGGACGGCCTCGATCTCCCTGATGAGCTCGTCGCCGCCGCCGACCCAGTGTTTGTACATGGAGGCCATGGCGCTGGCTATGTCGAGGAGATACATCTTCTCTTCGAAGCTCTTTTCGCCGGTGGTGGCCTCGACGATGAGGAGGCGGACCTCCGCGGGCAGCACGTCCTTGTTCTTCTTTACGAGCCTGACCTGCTTGTCGAAGAGGTAGTTCTTGTAGTTGTAGACGAACTCCTTCCTGAACTCGCTCTCCGCAGCCGTGGCCGCGGCGGCGCAGGTCACCGCGATCAGCAGGGCGACGACGACCGCCCGGCGGACGGAGCTGCTGTGCGACGAACTCATGACTTTGTCCTCAACCTTCCTGAACTCGCTCTCCGCAGCCGTGGCCGCGATCAGCAGGGCGACGACGGCCGCGAAGCGGCCCTTCCGGCGGATTTAATGGTGTCCCGGAGCCCCCCCCCGGATGCGGCGTGCGCAGGGGCTGCGCTCACCGGGCCTGTTCTTCCTGCGGCAGCTCCACGCGGTTGAGCACCCCCTCGGGGACTTGACCCTTCGGGGTGTTGTGGCAGCGCAGACAGTCGGCGAAGGTGAAGGAGACCTTGCCGTGGCAGTGGCCGCAGAACCGTCCGCCCGACATGTCCCTCATCCTGATGCGGTTGCCTCCGAGCTTGTCCTTGAATATGGACGGATGGCACACGGAGCACTTTATCCAGTCCGAGTGTATCTTGTGATCGAAGAGTACGTTGTTGACGAAGTTGTTGCGGGTGTTGAAGAGTATCTTGGTGTCGTATGTCTTTTCCTTGTAGTCCTTGTGCAGCGATACCAGGGGCTCGAAGACCTTTTTCTTCTTGAGTTCGAGCCAGTTTATGAACTTGAACCTGTCGAGCGGCAGCTTGCCGCCGGGCAGGTTCTCGGGCCTCCAGACCGAGCCGATGCGGTCGGCCACCTTCTTTATCCTGTCGTTGTCCACGGCGCTCACGTAGAAGAAGGGCTCGGCGTCGGGTTTGCCGGCCATGTGGCACCTGTCGCAGCTCTTCTTGTCGTCCACCGAAAAGCTCAGCTTGCCGTTGTGGCAGGCGGCGCACTGCTTACCCTCCTTGAACTTCTCGTGGGAGATGGAGTTGGTCCAGCGCTTCATGGTGAATATCTCCTGGTGGCAGACCTTGCACTCGAACCATATCCTGTGGACCCAGTGGGGGTAGAGCACGGGGCTTAAGCCCTGGGCCTCCATCTCCTTCATGTGCTTTTTCATCACGAAGTTTCCGAGGAAGCGCTCCTCCTTCTTCCACTTCATGATGTCGGCCAGGCGTTCTTCCTCGAGGTGTATCTCCCGCCTTATGAGCGCCTCTATCTCGCGGAGCACCCTGTCGTCGGCGTCGTTCCAGTACTTGTTCATGTAGGCCATTGCGCTGGCTACGTCGAGGAGATACATCTTCTCCTCGAAGCTCAGCTCCTCGGCCATGGCCTCCTTCAGCACCTCCTTGATGGCGCCGTCCACCAGCTCCTTGTTCTTCTTTACATGTTTTACCTGGACCTCGAAGCGGAGGTTCCTGTAGTTTTCGATGAATGTGTCGATGAACTCCCGCTGGTCCATGGCGTGCAGCGAGGCGGTCGGTGTGAGCAGCACCGCCGCGATGGTCGCGACGGCCCCGAGTGCTCGTAGGGGGTGCGGTATTTTCATTTCATAGGC
This genomic stretch from Deltaproteobacteria bacterium harbors:
- a CDS encoding geranylgeranyl reductase family protein, which codes for MRSDVIVVGLGPAGSTAAYRLASAGLEVVALDKAVFPRYKSCGGCISTKVTDILDFDVSGVIEHEVRGATFTYKSLYPLDIISDRPVGYNVMRDRFDHLLVEKARGAGARIVEGARVCDVEIGSGGATVRTEAGGCYRGRVLVGADGASGLVGRRLFGMKPKEAAVSLTSEVPYDRKALAAETDGRLYIDFGSVPFGYGWIFPKERYLSVGMAGDTEWVGGRIKDCFDAFVSSHPLLRGFEVKERVGWTVPIYYDGAPPAVRDRALLVGDTGHLVDPFLGEGIYYAVKTAGAAADVIVEALGAEKAGGPDLRAYQEWIERVIKPEFDAADRLSDLIYRHPRLWFKILEKEPHIMLRYYDVIRGEWDCPSFYEWVYSKVRGKPFRALRRWIESRFMPA
- a CDS encoding PDZ domain-containing protein, which translates into the protein MTKIRLLLAAAAVVAVAAAGAPVLACSDGGCDMEGRAAMDAHVMDAPIGGAERAQRPWLGVEVQELTKELADALENAGIKGILVSNVLASSPAEAAGLEKGDIIVRLNGEEVSGVGQFVSAIRGASVGDEIELEVRRGDDNVALTARLGRAPGAAASGGHGGRYSAMGRSGLEKPCPKHRPAAGDGGRKGGGSGCRAQKAEQGCCGQGRSGGCCAAAVKGCCGGRQKAAGCPKEKGPAAGHAMLFARAVKELGLSDEQREKATELIFAYKKRAVRMEADIKVAELELRETTLKDEVDLDKVRAILSEIESKRTSLRLYRYRSMEDFKNILTDEQRRDFRKLYSAHGAAHGAMGAAGGGGGCAKASRR
- a CDS encoding Na/Pi cotransporter family protein, yielding MSSFTILSFFGGVMLLLYGMSLAGESMQRLAGARLRSILFAATGNRLRATAVGAAVTALFQSSSATTVMLVGFAGAGLIGLRQTMGVILGADIGTTLTVQIIAFKVYDYAVILVGLGGFLRFVAKGGRLRDTGQSILGFAFVFLALKILIDTFAPLAGDPLLAEVLGGLDRDPLAGVIISTVITALLHSSAATLGLAMTAASSGLMSVEAVVPAVLGANIGTCISAVTSSIGAEVPARRVALAHILFKLCGVAVALPFIGPFAHIVEALSSDPARQIAVAHTLFNIAIAAIFLPFIGPFARLIETMVPDRGRSEKFGPRYLDDIVLSSPSLALGQAAREALRTADIVQEMLRGSLEVLRGDDMELLERVEERDNEVDLLEKEIKLYVARLSRESLSEEQVRRELEILTFINNLENIGDVIDKNLMELARKKINRRLSFSSDGMAEITALHGKVMENFEISVGAFTNSDVELARRLLARKAKFAEMEREMRQAHIDRLRRGLRESIDTSAIHLDVLTNLKRINSYTAGVAYQILEREKGA
- a CDS encoding DUF302 domain-containing protein: MARYGIIKTLELDYEEAIDKVKEALAKEGFGVLTEIDVKATLKKKLDKDFRRYMILGACNPNYAHTALTIETAIGLLMPCNVIVYENDEGGSTVGALDPAVAFSVIDNPALAQLAKEVRDKLESVINSL